A part of Scophthalmus maximus strain ysfricsl-2021 chromosome 20, ASM2237912v1, whole genome shotgun sequence genomic DNA contains:
- the dgcr2 gene encoding integral membrane protein DGCR2/IDD isoform X3: MLPKADSSSFVLFSLLFVLTVTDPPRTEQRCSPGQFACHSGKMKCIPMSWQCDGWTACDDKSDEMDCPSIKEERFRFGNGYDQVEDVIGVAQPVRFNKKCPSGWHHYEKTASCYKVYLRNENYWQAVDTCQKVNGSLATFVTNEELQFILKIEVDFDDKVCERRDQCKFWVGYQYVITNQNHSLEGRWEVAYKGSMQVFLPPEDLTNFGEASPTQDNVFCAQLQRFQIKSMNERGLHSWHAENCYKEFPFLCKRRQTCVDIKDNVVNEGYYFTPKGDDPCLSCTCHDGEPEMCVAALCERPQGCQHFRKDPKECCKFTCLDPDGNSLFDSMASGMRLIVSCISSFLILSLLLFMVHRLRQRRRERIETLIGGNLHHFNLGRRVPGFEYGPDAFGTGLTPLHLSDDGEGGAFHFQEPPPPYVAYKYPDIQHPDDPPPPYEASINPDSLLYLDLGRSGVSMVPSHMNAMGDGLQADIPNASFPVPGSAPSSQQREDSIDSSTLLVGPDTPTDGPAPAPADCASLSTMV, translated from the exons ATGTTGCCGAAGGCTGACAGCAGCAGTttcgtcctcttctctctcctcttcgtcctcacGGTGACGGACCCACCACGCACAG AGCAGCGCTGCAGCCCTGGGCAGTTTGCCTGCCACAGTGGGAAGATGAAGTGTATCCCGATGTCCTGGCAGTGCGACGGCTGGACAGCGTGTGACGACAAGAGTGACGAGATGGACTGTCCCT CTATAAAGGAGGAGAGGTTTCGGTTTGGCAACGGATATGACCAGGTGGAAGACGTCATCGGCGTGGCTCAGCCTGTGCGCTTCAACA AGAAATGCCCCAGCGGGTGGCACCACTACGAGAAGACAGCCAGCTGCTACAAGGTGTACCTGCGGAATGAGAACTACTGGCAGGCGGTGGACACGTGTCAGAAAGTCAACGGCTCACTGGCGACATTCGTGACCAACGAGGAGCTGCAGTTCATCCTGAAGATCGAGGTGGACTTCGACGACAAAGTCTGCGAGCGCAGAGACCAGTGCAA gttTTGGGTCGGCTACCAGTATGTGATCACCAATCAGAACCACTCTCTGGAGGGCCGCTGGGAGGTGGCATACAAAG GATCAATGCAGGTGTTTCTGCCGCCTGAGGATCTGACCAATTTTGGGGAGGCGTCTCCCACCCAGGACAACGTCTTCTGCGCCCAGCTGCAGCGCTTCCAGATCAAAAGCATGAACGAGCGAGGCCTGCACAGTTGGCACGCCGAGAACTGCTACAAAGAGTTCCCCTTTCTCTGCAAGAGGA GGCAAACGTGCGTGGATATAAAAGACAACGTCGTGAACGAGGGCTACTACTTCACCCCCAAAGGGGACGACCCGTGTCTGAGCTGCACGTGTCACGACGGCGAGCCCGAGATGTGCGTGGCGGCGCTGTGCGAGCGGCCGCAGGGCTGCCAGCACTTCCGCAAGGATCCCAAAGAGTGCTGCAAGTTCACCTGCCTGGACCCAG ATGGAAACAGTCTGTTTGACTCGATGGCCAGTGGGATGAGACTGATCGTCAGCTGCATCTCgtccttcctcatcctctccctgctgctcttcaTGGTGCACAGACTCCGTCAGCGGAGACGTGAACGCATTGAAACCCTGATCGGAGGAAACT TGCATCACTTTAACCTTGGAAGACGAGTCCCGGGCTTTGAGTACGGCCCGGATGCTTTTGGCACTGGCCTCACTCCACTTCATCTGTCTGACGACGGAGAGGGAGGCGCTTTCCATTTCCAGGAGCCCCCTCCGCCGTACGTAGCCTACAAATACCCCGACATCCAGCACCCAGACGACCCCCCTCCTCCGTACGAGGCCTCCATCAACCCAGACAGCCTCCTCTACTTGGACCTCG GACGTAGTGGCGTTTCCATGGTGCCGAGCCATATGAACGCCATGGGAGACGGGCTCCAGGCAGATATTCCCAACGCGTCCTTTCCTGTGCCAGGCTCGGCGCCGTCCTCTCAGCAGAGGGAAGACTCCATAGATAGCAGCACCCTCCTGGTGGGGCCCGACACTCCGACAGACGGCCCCGCCCCCGCGCCCGCAGACTGCGCCTCCCTCAGCACCATGGTATAG
- the dgcr2 gene encoding integral membrane protein DGCR2/IDD isoform X2, giving the protein MLPKADSSSFVLFSLLFVLTVTDPPRTGPRLALARLLSEQRCSPGQFACHSGKMKCIPMSWQCDGWTACDDKSDEMDCPSIKEERFRFGNGYDQVEDVIGVAQPVRFNKKCPSGWHHYEKTASCYKVYLRNENYWQAVDTCQKVNGSLATFVTNEELQFILKIEVDFDDKVCERRDQCKFWVGYQYVITNQNHSLEGRWEVAYKGSMQVFLPPEDLTNFGEASPTQDNVFCAQLQRFQIKSMNERGLHSWHAENCYKEFPFLCKRRQTCVDIKDNVVNEGYYFTPKGDDPCLSCTCHDGEPEMCVAALCERPQGCQHFRKDPKECCKFTCLDPGNSLFDSMASGMRLIVSCISSFLILSLLLFMVHRLRQRRRERIETLIGGNLHHFNLGRRVPGFEYGPDAFGTGLTPLHLSDDGEGGAFHFQEPPPPYVAYKYPDIQHPDDPPPPYEASINPDSLLYLDLGRSGVSMVPSHMNAMGDGLQADIPNASFPVPGSAPSSQQREDSIDSSTLLVGPDTPTDGPAPAPADCASLSTMV; this is encoded by the exons ATGTTGCCGAAGGCTGACAGCAGCAGTttcgtcctcttctctctcctcttcgtcctcacGGTGACGGACCCACCACGCACAG gTCCGCGGCTAGCTCTGGCAAGATTATTGTCAG AGCAGCGCTGCAGCCCTGGGCAGTTTGCCTGCCACAGTGGGAAGATGAAGTGTATCCCGATGTCCTGGCAGTGCGACGGCTGGACAGCGTGTGACGACAAGAGTGACGAGATGGACTGTCCCT CTATAAAGGAGGAGAGGTTTCGGTTTGGCAACGGATATGACCAGGTGGAAGACGTCATCGGCGTGGCTCAGCCTGTGCGCTTCAACA AGAAATGCCCCAGCGGGTGGCACCACTACGAGAAGACAGCCAGCTGCTACAAGGTGTACCTGCGGAATGAGAACTACTGGCAGGCGGTGGACACGTGTCAGAAAGTCAACGGCTCACTGGCGACATTCGTGACCAACGAGGAGCTGCAGTTCATCCTGAAGATCGAGGTGGACTTCGACGACAAAGTCTGCGAGCGCAGAGACCAGTGCAA gttTTGGGTCGGCTACCAGTATGTGATCACCAATCAGAACCACTCTCTGGAGGGCCGCTGGGAGGTGGCATACAAAG GATCAATGCAGGTGTTTCTGCCGCCTGAGGATCTGACCAATTTTGGGGAGGCGTCTCCCACCCAGGACAACGTCTTCTGCGCCCAGCTGCAGCGCTTCCAGATCAAAAGCATGAACGAGCGAGGCCTGCACAGTTGGCACGCCGAGAACTGCTACAAAGAGTTCCCCTTTCTCTGCAAGAGGA GGCAAACGTGCGTGGATATAAAAGACAACGTCGTGAACGAGGGCTACTACTTCACCCCCAAAGGGGACGACCCGTGTCTGAGCTGCACGTGTCACGACGGCGAGCCCGAGATGTGCGTGGCGGCGCTGTGCGAGCGGCCGCAGGGCTGCCAGCACTTCCGCAAGGATCCCAAAGAGTGCTGCAAGTTCACCTGCCTGGACCCAG GAAACAGTCTGTTTGACTCGATGGCCAGTGGGATGAGACTGATCGTCAGCTGCATCTCgtccttcctcatcctctccctgctgctcttcaTGGTGCACAGACTCCGTCAGCGGAGACGTGAACGCATTGAAACCCTGATCGGAGGAAACT TGCATCACTTTAACCTTGGAAGACGAGTCCCGGGCTTTGAGTACGGCCCGGATGCTTTTGGCACTGGCCTCACTCCACTTCATCTGTCTGACGACGGAGAGGGAGGCGCTTTCCATTTCCAGGAGCCCCCTCCGCCGTACGTAGCCTACAAATACCCCGACATCCAGCACCCAGACGACCCCCCTCCTCCGTACGAGGCCTCCATCAACCCAGACAGCCTCCTCTACTTGGACCTCG GACGTAGTGGCGTTTCCATGGTGCCGAGCCATATGAACGCCATGGGAGACGGGCTCCAGGCAGATATTCCCAACGCGTCCTTTCCTGTGCCAGGCTCGGCGCCGTCCTCTCAGCAGAGGGAAGACTCCATAGATAGCAGCACCCTCCTGGTGGGGCCCGACACTCCGACAGACGGCCCCGCCCCCGCGCCCGCAGACTGCGCCTCCCTCAGCACCATGGTATAG
- the dgcr2 gene encoding integral membrane protein DGCR2/IDD isoform X4, whose translation MLPKADSSSFVLFSLLFVLTVTDPPRTAIKEERFRFGNGYDQVEDVIGVAQPVRFNKKCPSGWHHYEKTASCYKVYLRNENYWQAVDTCQKVNGSLATFVTNEELQFILKIEVDFDDKVCERRDQCKFWVGYQYVITNQNHSLEGRWEVAYKGSMQVFLPPEDLTNFGEASPTQDNVFCAQLQRFQIKSMNERGLHSWHAENCYKEFPFLCKRRQTCVDIKDNVVNEGYYFTPKGDDPCLSCTCHDGEPEMCVAALCERPQGCQHFRKDPKECCKFTCLDPDGNSLFDSMASGMRLIVSCISSFLILSLLLFMVHRLRQRRRERIETLIGGNLHHFNLGRRVPGFEYGPDAFGTGLTPLHLSDDGEGGAFHFQEPPPPYVAYKYPDIQHPDDPPPPYEASINPDSLLYLDLGRSGVSMVPSHMNAMGDGLQADIPNASFPVPGSAPSSQQREDSIDSSTLLVGPDTPTDGPAPAPADCASLSTMV comes from the exons ATGTTGCCGAAGGCTGACAGCAGCAGTttcgtcctcttctctctcctcttcgtcctcacGGTGACGGACCCACCACGCACAG CTATAAAGGAGGAGAGGTTTCGGTTTGGCAACGGATATGACCAGGTGGAAGACGTCATCGGCGTGGCTCAGCCTGTGCGCTTCAACA AGAAATGCCCCAGCGGGTGGCACCACTACGAGAAGACAGCCAGCTGCTACAAGGTGTACCTGCGGAATGAGAACTACTGGCAGGCGGTGGACACGTGTCAGAAAGTCAACGGCTCACTGGCGACATTCGTGACCAACGAGGAGCTGCAGTTCATCCTGAAGATCGAGGTGGACTTCGACGACAAAGTCTGCGAGCGCAGAGACCAGTGCAA gttTTGGGTCGGCTACCAGTATGTGATCACCAATCAGAACCACTCTCTGGAGGGCCGCTGGGAGGTGGCATACAAAG GATCAATGCAGGTGTTTCTGCCGCCTGAGGATCTGACCAATTTTGGGGAGGCGTCTCCCACCCAGGACAACGTCTTCTGCGCCCAGCTGCAGCGCTTCCAGATCAAAAGCATGAACGAGCGAGGCCTGCACAGTTGGCACGCCGAGAACTGCTACAAAGAGTTCCCCTTTCTCTGCAAGAGGA GGCAAACGTGCGTGGATATAAAAGACAACGTCGTGAACGAGGGCTACTACTTCACCCCCAAAGGGGACGACCCGTGTCTGAGCTGCACGTGTCACGACGGCGAGCCCGAGATGTGCGTGGCGGCGCTGTGCGAGCGGCCGCAGGGCTGCCAGCACTTCCGCAAGGATCCCAAAGAGTGCTGCAAGTTCACCTGCCTGGACCCAG ATGGAAACAGTCTGTTTGACTCGATGGCCAGTGGGATGAGACTGATCGTCAGCTGCATCTCgtccttcctcatcctctccctgctgctcttcaTGGTGCACAGACTCCGTCAGCGGAGACGTGAACGCATTGAAACCCTGATCGGAGGAAACT TGCATCACTTTAACCTTGGAAGACGAGTCCCGGGCTTTGAGTACGGCCCGGATGCTTTTGGCACTGGCCTCACTCCACTTCATCTGTCTGACGACGGAGAGGGAGGCGCTTTCCATTTCCAGGAGCCCCCTCCGCCGTACGTAGCCTACAAATACCCCGACATCCAGCACCCAGACGACCCCCCTCCTCCGTACGAGGCCTCCATCAACCCAGACAGCCTCCTCTACTTGGACCTCG GACGTAGTGGCGTTTCCATGGTGCCGAGCCATATGAACGCCATGGGAGACGGGCTCCAGGCAGATATTCCCAACGCGTCCTTTCCTGTGCCAGGCTCGGCGCCGTCCTCTCAGCAGAGGGAAGACTCCATAGATAGCAGCACCCTCCTGGTGGGGCCCGACACTCCGACAGACGGCCCCGCCCCCGCGCCCGCAGACTGCGCCTCCCTCAGCACCATGGTATAG
- the dgcr2 gene encoding integral membrane protein DGCR2/IDD isoform X1, with the protein MLPKADSSSFVLFSLLFVLTVTDPPRTGPRLALARLLSEQRCSPGQFACHSGKMKCIPMSWQCDGWTACDDKSDEMDCPSIKEERFRFGNGYDQVEDVIGVAQPVRFNKKCPSGWHHYEKTASCYKVYLRNENYWQAVDTCQKVNGSLATFVTNEELQFILKIEVDFDDKVCERRDQCKFWVGYQYVITNQNHSLEGRWEVAYKGSMQVFLPPEDLTNFGEASPTQDNVFCAQLQRFQIKSMNERGLHSWHAENCYKEFPFLCKRRQTCVDIKDNVVNEGYYFTPKGDDPCLSCTCHDGEPEMCVAALCERPQGCQHFRKDPKECCKFTCLDPDGNSLFDSMASGMRLIVSCISSFLILSLLLFMVHRLRQRRRERIETLIGGNLHHFNLGRRVPGFEYGPDAFGTGLTPLHLSDDGEGGAFHFQEPPPPYVAYKYPDIQHPDDPPPPYEASINPDSLLYLDLGRSGVSMVPSHMNAMGDGLQADIPNASFPVPGSAPSSQQREDSIDSSTLLVGPDTPTDGPAPAPADCASLSTMV; encoded by the exons ATGTTGCCGAAGGCTGACAGCAGCAGTttcgtcctcttctctctcctcttcgtcctcacGGTGACGGACCCACCACGCACAG gTCCGCGGCTAGCTCTGGCAAGATTATTGTCAG AGCAGCGCTGCAGCCCTGGGCAGTTTGCCTGCCACAGTGGGAAGATGAAGTGTATCCCGATGTCCTGGCAGTGCGACGGCTGGACAGCGTGTGACGACAAGAGTGACGAGATGGACTGTCCCT CTATAAAGGAGGAGAGGTTTCGGTTTGGCAACGGATATGACCAGGTGGAAGACGTCATCGGCGTGGCTCAGCCTGTGCGCTTCAACA AGAAATGCCCCAGCGGGTGGCACCACTACGAGAAGACAGCCAGCTGCTACAAGGTGTACCTGCGGAATGAGAACTACTGGCAGGCGGTGGACACGTGTCAGAAAGTCAACGGCTCACTGGCGACATTCGTGACCAACGAGGAGCTGCAGTTCATCCTGAAGATCGAGGTGGACTTCGACGACAAAGTCTGCGAGCGCAGAGACCAGTGCAA gttTTGGGTCGGCTACCAGTATGTGATCACCAATCAGAACCACTCTCTGGAGGGCCGCTGGGAGGTGGCATACAAAG GATCAATGCAGGTGTTTCTGCCGCCTGAGGATCTGACCAATTTTGGGGAGGCGTCTCCCACCCAGGACAACGTCTTCTGCGCCCAGCTGCAGCGCTTCCAGATCAAAAGCATGAACGAGCGAGGCCTGCACAGTTGGCACGCCGAGAACTGCTACAAAGAGTTCCCCTTTCTCTGCAAGAGGA GGCAAACGTGCGTGGATATAAAAGACAACGTCGTGAACGAGGGCTACTACTTCACCCCCAAAGGGGACGACCCGTGTCTGAGCTGCACGTGTCACGACGGCGAGCCCGAGATGTGCGTGGCGGCGCTGTGCGAGCGGCCGCAGGGCTGCCAGCACTTCCGCAAGGATCCCAAAGAGTGCTGCAAGTTCACCTGCCTGGACCCAG ATGGAAACAGTCTGTTTGACTCGATGGCCAGTGGGATGAGACTGATCGTCAGCTGCATCTCgtccttcctcatcctctccctgctgctcttcaTGGTGCACAGACTCCGTCAGCGGAGACGTGAACGCATTGAAACCCTGATCGGAGGAAACT TGCATCACTTTAACCTTGGAAGACGAGTCCCGGGCTTTGAGTACGGCCCGGATGCTTTTGGCACTGGCCTCACTCCACTTCATCTGTCTGACGACGGAGAGGGAGGCGCTTTCCATTTCCAGGAGCCCCCTCCGCCGTACGTAGCCTACAAATACCCCGACATCCAGCACCCAGACGACCCCCCTCCTCCGTACGAGGCCTCCATCAACCCAGACAGCCTCCTCTACTTGGACCTCG GACGTAGTGGCGTTTCCATGGTGCCGAGCCATATGAACGCCATGGGAGACGGGCTCCAGGCAGATATTCCCAACGCGTCCTTTCCTGTGCCAGGCTCGGCGCCGTCCTCTCAGCAGAGGGAAGACTCCATAGATAGCAGCACCCTCCTGGTGGGGCCCGACACTCCGACAGACGGCCCCGCCCCCGCGCCCGCAGACTGCGCCTCCCTCAGCACCATGGTATAG